In one Alphaproteobacteria bacterium genomic region, the following are encoded:
- a CDS encoding DUF2889 domain-containing protein, with product MPLSDHGVERRHYHTRDIQVRGYFRADGLWDIEGHMRDTKTYPFENSHRGEVAVGEPVHDMWLRITIDDTMLIHGAEAATESSPYDVCHAITPSYEQLIGLRIGPGFHREVKKRLGGKSGCTHLTEMLYPMATVCYQTAYASRNKARRDFGLPVEEEPTSPDKRPGHIDACHAMRADGPIVKEVWPQYYEGN from the coding sequence ATGCCGTTGAGCGACCATGGAGTCGAACGCCGCCACTATCATACCCGCGACATTCAGGTACGGGGCTATTTTCGCGCCGATGGCCTGTGGGATATCGAGGGTCACATGCGCGACACGAAGACCTACCCGTTCGAAAACAGCCATCGCGGAGAGGTCGCGGTCGGCGAGCCGGTGCACGACATGTGGCTGCGCATTACCATCGACGACACGATGCTGATCCACGGCGCGGAGGCCGCCACGGAATCCAGCCCTTACGACGTCTGCCACGCCATCACGCCGTCCTACGAGCAGCTGATCGGCCTGCGCATCGGCCCGGGCTTTCATCGCGAGGTCAAGAAGCGGCTGGGCGGCAAGTCCGGCTGCACGCATCTGACGGAAATGCTCTATCCAATGGCAACGGTCTGCTATCAGACCGCCTATGCGTCGCGAAACAAGGCGCGCCGGGATTTCGGCCTGCCGGTGGAGGAAGAGCCGACCAGCCCGGACAAGCGTCCCGGCCATATCGACGCCTGCCACGCCATGCGCGCCGACGGCCCGATCGTGAAAGAGGTCTGGCCGCAGTATTACGAGGGCAATTGA
- a CDS encoding BolA family protein codes for MTDVEREMERKLRAAFDPTALVIENDSHRHAGHAGSPGTGTSHFTVVMASEAFRGTTRVDRQRKVYAVLADELAGPVHALALKLSVPGE; via the coding sequence ATGACGGATGTCGAACGCGAGATGGAACGCAAGCTGCGCGCGGCTTTCGACCCGACTGCGCTGGTGATCGAGAACGATTCCCACCGCCATGCGGGCCATGCCGGATCGCCCGGCACCGGCACCTCGCATTTCACCGTCGTCATGGCATCGGAGGCGTTTCGCGGCACCACCCGCGTCGACCGGCAGCGCAAGGTCTACGCCGTTCTGGCCGATGAACTGGCCGGGCCGGTCCATGCCCTGGCCCTGAAACTGTCGGTACCCGGGGAATAG
- a CDS encoding protein phosphatase CheZ — translation MAKGKLFRIEQSRVPVGKSVKSGDAPVNGRELEEIRESIEALRKDVQSLSVGEKAKPATPAGVDAETFKQQIVEAERLKFDLQELSDAIERTKQEIATLRSADPTNDKIATASEALRAVVGDTEYATNGIINAAEAIEDVAGRLRAELSADSQTQVDELFEHATAIFEACNFQDITGQRITKVVNTMEFIDERVRKMMDIWGGDSAFASVMRGEEKAPPKAGEELHGPAMEGDGSISQDEIDALFD, via the coding sequence ATGGCCAAAGGTAAGTTGTTCCGTATCGAGCAGTCCCGTGTTCCCGTCGGCAAATCGGTAAAGTCCGGCGATGCGCCGGTCAACGGCCGGGAGCTCGAAGAGATTCGGGAATCGATCGAGGCATTGCGCAAGGATGTCCAGTCGCTGAGTGTTGGCGAGAAGGCCAAGCCGGCGACCCCGGCCGGCGTCGACGCAGAAACGTTCAAGCAGCAGATCGTCGAAGCGGAGCGCCTGAAGTTCGACCTCCAGGAACTGTCCGACGCGATTGAGCGGACCAAGCAGGAAATTGCCACGCTGCGCAGCGCCGATCCGACCAACGACAAGATCGCGACGGCATCCGAGGCGCTGCGGGCGGTCGTCGGCGATACGGAATATGCCACCAACGGCATCATCAACGCCGCGGAAGCGATCGAGGATGTCGCCGGCCGCCTGCGGGCCGAATTGAGCGCCGATTCCCAGACCCAGGTCGATGAATTGTTCGAGCACGCGACCGCGATCTTCGAAGCCTGCAACTTCCAGGACATTACCGGGCAGCGCATCACCAAGGTCGTGAACACCATGGAATTCATCGATGAGCGCGTGCGCAAGATGATGGATATCTGGGGCGGCGACAGCGCCTTCGCCAGCGTGATGCGTGGCGAGGAGAAGGCACCGCCGAAAGCCGGCGAGGAGTTGCACGGCCCGGCCATGGAAGGCGATGGGTCGATCAGCCAGGACGAAATCGACGCCCTGTTCGACTGA
- the cobT gene encoding cobaltochelatase subunit CobT, which produces MSSADREGPLEAFKRANAACFRAVAKRPEIEVAYGADPAHMTGERARLPFPARHLPAEEVAQVRGEGDQLACRLRHHDAKKHAAHRPAGDVAPMLFDALESARIEAVGGKDRAGLRANMAAALEQRYRRMGFHRIEDKTESALPEVVRLLAREHLTGEAPPASARNAVEQWRSQIAPKISEALRELAPLLDDQDAYGEAARRLIRAMDIDLGNEDAPESAEDGESDDDQEQSDNQAQGQNEEQGGEDNAAQAEGASDTAMGEGEDDDQGDFADEDMTGEMMQAPGAEQPGDSGKRWRPENDLSNVPKEKFYKAYVESFDEVVGAEDLCDAEELTRLRTMLDQQLTHIQGIIGKLANRLQRRLMAQQQRSWEFDLEEGILDTARIDRVVTNPTHPLSFKLEQDTQFRDTVVTLLIDNSGSMRGRPISIAAMSADILARTLERCGVRVEILGFTTRAWKGGQARERWLADGKPANPGRLNDLRHIVYKPADLPYRRARRNLGLMLREGLLKENIDGEALMWAHQRLLGRPEERRILMVISDGAPVDDSTLSVNPGNYLERHLRDVIDYIETKSPVEVVAIGIGHDVTRYYRRAVTIVDVDQLGGTMMEQLADLFEDETNLPRGRRKSSKLEPVRARR; this is translated from the coding sequence ATGTCCTCAGCCGATCGGGAAGGGCCGCTGGAAGCGTTCAAGCGGGCCAATGCTGCGTGTTTCCGGGCCGTCGCCAAACGCCCGGAGATCGAGGTCGCCTATGGCGCGGACCCGGCGCACATGACCGGCGAGCGCGCCCGCCTGCCCTTCCCGGCGCGCCATCTGCCGGCGGAAGAGGTTGCGCAGGTCCGCGGGGAAGGCGATCAGCTGGCGTGCCGCCTGCGCCACCATGACGCCAAGAAGCACGCAGCTCACCGTCCGGCCGGCGATGTCGCGCCGATGCTGTTCGACGCCCTGGAGTCCGCGCGGATCGAAGCCGTCGGCGGCAAGGACCGGGCCGGGCTTCGGGCCAACATGGCCGCTGCGCTGGAACAGCGATACCGGCGCATGGGTTTTCACCGCATCGAGGACAAGACCGAAAGTGCCCTGCCGGAAGTGGTGCGCCTGCTGGCGCGCGAGCATCTGACGGGCGAGGCCCCGCCGGCCTCGGCGCGCAACGCCGTGGAACAATGGCGCAGCCAGATTGCGCCGAAGATCTCGGAAGCCCTGCGCGAGCTTGCGCCGCTGCTGGACGATCAGGATGCCTATGGCGAGGCCGCCCGGCGTCTGATCCGGGCGATGGATATCGATCTAGGCAATGAGGACGCGCCGGAAAGCGCGGAGGACGGCGAGAGCGACGACGATCAGGAACAGTCCGACAATCAGGCCCAAGGGCAGAACGAGGAGCAGGGCGGCGAGGACAACGCCGCCCAGGCGGAAGGGGCCTCCGACACCGCCATGGGCGAAGGCGAGGACGACGATCAGGGCGATTTTGCCGACGAGGACATGACTGGCGAAATGATGCAGGCGCCCGGTGCCGAACAGCCGGGCGATTCCGGCAAGCGCTGGCGTCCGGAAAACGACCTGTCGAATGTCCCGAAGGAAAAATTCTACAAGGCCTATGTCGAAAGCTTCGACGAGGTGGTTGGTGCCGAGGATCTGTGCGATGCCGAGGAACTGACCCGGTTGCGCACCATGCTGGATCAGCAGCTGACCCATATCCAGGGCATAATCGGCAAGCTGGCCAACCGGCTGCAGCGTCGCCTGATGGCGCAGCAGCAGCGCTCCTGGGAGTTCGACCTGGAGGAAGGCATCCTGGATACGGCGCGGATCGACCGCGTCGTGACCAACCCGACCCACCCGCTGTCCTTCAAACTGGAACAGGACACGCAGTTCCGGGATACGGTCGTCACCCTGCTGATCGACAATTCCGGATCGATGCGCGGTCGGCCGATTTCCATCGCCGCCATGTCCGCGGACATCCTGGCGCGGACGTTGGAGCGCTGCGGTGTGCGGGTGGAGATTCTGGGCTTCACGACCCGGGCGTGGAAGGGCGGACAGGCTCGCGAGCGCTGGCTGGCGGACGGCAAGCCCGCCAATCCGGGCCGCCTGAACGATCTGCGCCACATTGTCTACAAGCCGGCGGATCTGCCCTATCGGCGGGCGCGGCGCAATCTGGGCCTGATGCTGCGCGAAGGGCTGCTCAAGGAGAACATCGACGGTGAGGCGCTGATGTGGGCGCATCAGCGGCTGCTCGGACGGCCGGAGGAGCGCCGAATTCTGATGGTGATTTCCGACGGTGCGCCGGTCGACGATTCCACGCTGTCGGTTAATCCGGGGAATTACCTGGAACGCCATCTGCGCGACGTGATCGACTATATCGAGACCAAATCGCCGGTCGAGGTGGTCGCCATCGGCATCGGCCATGACGTGACGCGCTATTACCGCAGGGCCGTTACCATTGTCGATGTGGACCAGCTGGGCGGCACCATGATGGAACAGCTTGCCGATCTTTTCGAAGACGAAACGAACCTGCCGCGCGGCCGACGCAAGAGCTCGAAACTGGAACCTGTCCGGGCCCGGCGCTGA
- a CDS encoding TetR/AcrR family transcriptional regulator gives MNVRSLYRQTEGAFQVDTDRQGQAPELRTSSKGEIHRQRILDSALSLFMRKGFHQTSMRDIAREAGVSLGNAYNHFAGKRDLILAAATLESGEQDDLIAALREATGPEAARPRFVDAFYRSVATRETAALTAEIMAESLRDPEIGTAFSRNRRRFTDALAKTLDLSEDGSADALLDLVEGRALRDVLEDSVMPGQDAPEDLHRMAARLWQAR, from the coding sequence ATGAACGTTCGTTCATTATATCGACAAACGGAAGGTGCTTTTCAAGTGGATACTGACCGGCAAGGCCAAGCCCCGGAACTCCGGACCAGCAGCAAGGGCGAGATCCATCGTCAAAGAATCCTCGACTCCGCCCTATCGCTCTTCATGCGCAAGGGGTTTCATCAGACATCGATGCGGGATATCGCGCGGGAAGCGGGCGTCAGCCTCGGCAATGCCTATAACCACTTTGCCGGAAAGCGTGACCTGATCCTGGCGGCGGCGACCCTGGAATCCGGCGAGCAGGACGACCTCATCGCGGCGCTGCGCGAGGCGACCGGCCCTGAGGCCGCGCGGCCCCGTTTCGTGGACGCATTCTATCGCAGTGTAGCGACCCGGGAGACGGCGGCGCTTACGGCGGAAATCATGGCTGAATCTCTCCGCGATCCGGAAATCGGCACAGCCTTTTCCAGGAACCGCCGGCGATTTACCGACGCGCTGGCCAAGACCCTGGATCTGTCCGAAGACGGATCGGCCGACGCGCTTCTGGACTTGGTCGAAGGACGCGCCCTGCGCGATGTCCTGGAAGACAGCGTCATGCCCGGCCAGGACGCGCCGGAAGACCTGCATCGCATGGCAGCCCGGCTCTGGCAGGCGCGGTAA
- a CDS encoding acetyl-CoA carboxylase carboxyltransferase subunit alpha, translating into MRNYLDFEQPIADLEGKIEELRHLTDDGGVNIADEVARLQAKSDKLLRATYQKLSPWQKVQVARHADRPHFSDYVAGLIEGYVPLAGDRAFADDKAIQGGIGRFRGRSVVVLGHEKGADTSSRVKHNFGMARPEGYRKAIRLMELAERFHLPVLTLVDTPGAYPGVDAEARGQAEAIARSIETCLKLKTPLVSLVIGEGGSGGAIAIAAADNVMMLEHSVYSVISPEGCSTILWKKDGSEKVVAETPKLAESLRMTAQDLLELGGIDTIVPEPLGGAHRDKAATIEAVGEAFEAALDGLTAKSVDELLKTRREKFIAIGRDSLS; encoded by the coding sequence ATGCGGAACTATCTGGATTTCGAACAGCCGATCGCCGATCTCGAAGGCAAGATCGAGGAACTGCGCCATCTGACCGATGATGGCGGTGTCAACATCGCGGACGAGGTCGCGCGCCTGCAGGCCAAGTCGGACAAGCTGTTGCGCGCAACCTATCAGAAGCTGTCGCCATGGCAGAAGGTGCAGGTGGCCCGCCACGCGGACCGGCCGCATTTTTCCGACTATGTCGCCGGCCTGATCGAGGGTTACGTGCCGCTGGCCGGGGATCGCGCCTTTGCCGACGACAAGGCGATTCAGGGCGGGATCGGGCGGTTCCGCGGTCGCTCCGTGGTTGTTCTGGGCCATGAGAAGGGCGCCGACACCTCCAGCCGGGTGAAGCATAATTTCGGCATGGCGCGCCCCGAGGGCTACCGAAAGGCGATCCGGCTGATGGAACTGGCCGAACGCTTTCATCTGCCGGTCCTGACGCTGGTCGACACGCCCGGCGCCTATCCCGGTGTCGACGCCGAAGCCCGCGGCCAGGCCGAGGCCATTGCCCGGTCCATCGAGACCTGCCTGAAGCTCAAGACGCCGCTGGTCTCGCTGGTGATCGGCGAGGGCGGGTCCGGCGGAGCCATTGCGATTGCCGCCGCGGACAATGTCATGATGCTGGAGCATTCGGTCTATTCGGTGATTTCTCCGGAGGGCTGCTCGACCATCCTGTGGAAGAAGGACGGGTCCGAGAAGGTCGTCGCGGAAACGCCGAAACTGGCGGAATCCCTGCGCATGACAGCACAGGATCTGCTGGAACTGGGGGGCATCGACACGATTGTGCCGGAACCCCTGGGCGGTGCCCATCGCGACAAGGCCGCGACCATCGAAGCCGTCGGCGAGGCGTTCGAAGCCGCGCTGGACGGCCTGACTGCGAAATCGGTCGACGAACTGCTCAAGACCCGTCGTGAGAAATTCATCGCCATCGGTCGGGACAGCCTGTCGTAG
- the cobS gene encoding cobaltochelatase subunit CobS, translated as MTKNSAAGQGVDALDAPDIEVSVRQTFGLDSDMKVPGFSNRTEHVPDVDDTYVFDRETTMAILAGFAHNRRVMIQGYHGTGKSTHIEQVAARLNWPCVRVNLDSHISRIDLVGKDAIVLKDGMQVTEFREGILPWALQNPVAICFDEYDAGRPDVMFVIQRVLEIEGKLTLLDQSKVIRPHKFFRLFATANTVGLGDTSGLYHGTQQINQGQMDRWSIVTTLNYLPHDEEVRIVLAKCPDFDTDDKRDVVSAMVHCADMTRTGFIGGDISTVMSPRTVLTWAENARIFNDVGFAFRVTFLNKCDETERPAIAEYYQRCFGEELPDSTAAIQVH; from the coding sequence ATGACGAAGAACAGTGCCGCCGGACAGGGAGTCGACGCCCTCGACGCGCCGGATATCGAAGTTTCCGTGCGCCAGACTTTCGGTCTGGACAGCGATATGAAAGTTCCCGGTTTCTCCAACCGCACCGAGCACGTGCCGGATGTCGACGACACCTATGTCTTCGACCGCGAGACCACCATGGCGATTCTGGCGGGTTTTGCCCATAACCGCCGCGTCATGATCCAGGGCTATCACGGCACCGGGAAATCGACCCATATCGAACAGGTCGCAGCGCGCCTGAACTGGCCCTGCGTCCGCGTCAACCTGGACAGCCATATCAGCCGTATCGACCTTGTCGGGAAGGACGCCATCGTCCTGAAGGACGGCATGCAGGTCACCGAATTCCGCGAGGGCATCCTGCCCTGGGCGCTGCAGAATCCGGTTGCGATCTGTTTCGATGAATACGATGCCGGCCGGCCGGATGTCATGTTCGTGATCCAGCGCGTGCTGGAGATCGAAGGCAAGCTGACCCTGCTGGACCAGTCCAAGGTCATCCGTCCGCACAAGTTCTTCCGCCTGTTCGCGACTGCCAACACGGTCGGACTGGGCGATACGTCGGGCCTGTATCACGGCACGCAGCAGATCAACCAGGGTCAGATGGACCGCTGGTCGATCGTCACCACGCTGAACTACCTGCCGCATGACGAGGAAGTCCGCATCGTCCTGGCCAAATGCCCGGATTTCGACACGGACGACAAGCGCGACGTGGTATCCGCCATGGTGCATTGCGCCGACATGACGCGGACCGGGTTCATCGGGGGCGACATCTCGACCGTCATGAGCCCGCGCACCGTGCTGACCTGGGCCGAGAACGCCCGCATCTTCAACGATGTCGGCTTCGCCTTCCGGGTCACATTCCTGAACAAGTGCGACGAGACCGAGCGCCCCGCCATCGCGGAGTATTACCAGCGCTGCTTCGGCGAGGAACTGCCGGACTCGACCGCCGCGATCCAGGTCCACTGA
- a CDS encoding sterol desaturase family protein, protein METEIETRLQAVGGLLLSIEAIGLVFIALAVLETVWDVWRKQRLSLGQTLANSLIAVGNAVLERTLFGAVFVIALFVCEPLAPVDIPMTWWSWIAAILAADLTYYAMHRCEHKARILWAYHSVHHSSPEFNLTTAFRLSWVEGLFEWLFFLPMILIGFDPVQTIGALVVVVGYQTWIHTEKIGWLGPLEGILNTPSAHRVHHTARPSRLDRNFGGILMIWDRLFGTYLNDRAPERYGLTDPVETANPIRINFAEYAAILRDMMREGSMKAALRHLHAMDGPVRDGKAPDVRPPSGTR, encoded by the coding sequence ATGGAAACCGAAATTGAAACCCGTCTCCAGGCGGTTGGCGGTCTGCTGCTGTCGATTGAGGCAATCGGGCTGGTCTTCATCGCTCTGGCAGTTCTCGAAACCGTCTGGGACGTCTGGCGCAAACAGCGCCTTTCCCTCGGGCAGACCCTGGCCAACAGCCTGATTGCCGTGGGCAACGCCGTATTGGAGCGCACCCTGTTCGGGGCCGTGTTCGTGATCGCCCTTTTCGTCTGCGAACCCCTCGCCCCGGTCGACATTCCGATGACATGGTGGAGTTGGATTGCCGCGATCCTGGCCGCGGATCTGACCTATTACGCCATGCATCGCTGCGAACATAAGGCCCGGATCCTCTGGGCGTATCACAGCGTCCACCACTCCTCCCCGGAATTCAACCTGACCACCGCCTTCCGCCTGTCCTGGGTGGAGGGGCTGTTTGAATGGCTGTTCTTTCTGCCGATGATCCTGATCGGTTTCGACCCTGTCCAGACGATCGGGGCGCTGGTGGTCGTTGTCGGCTATCAGACATGGATTCACACGGAAAAGATCGGCTGGCTCGGTCCGCTGGAAGGCATTCTGAACACCCCCTCCGCCCATCGGGTGCACCACACCGCCCGGCCGTCGCGCCTGGATCGCAATTTCGGCGGCATTCTGATGATCTGGGATCGGCTGTTCGGGACCTATCTGAATGACCGGGCACCGGAACGATATGGCCTGACCGACCCGGTGGAGACCGCGAATCCGATTCGCATCAACTTCGCGGAATATGCGGCAATTCTGCGCGACATGATGCGCGAAGGCTCGATGAAAGCCGCCTTGCGCCACCTGCATGCGATGGATGGGCCGGTCCGTGACGGGAAGGCGCCGGACGTCCGACCGCCGTCCGGGACCAGATAG
- a CDS encoding J domain-containing protein: protein MGRTATRDPRDHAAAPRICAHPECLEEGLHPAPKSRDRLRDYFWFCKQHAREYNAAWDYCRGLGQADIDRIIRQDTVWGRPTWPLGMQRMAGQGGEFKMKDGTGFFSDDEQHTAEPPPDDSPIGTEVWAMRALDLAPPLTLTGLKARYKELAKLLHPDVNGGDSEAEERLKRINLAYATLRANFTSRAGTS, encoded by the coding sequence ATGGGACGCACCGCCACCAGAGACCCGAGGGACCACGCAGCCGCGCCGCGGATCTGCGCTCATCCCGAGTGTCTGGAGGAAGGTCTGCATCCGGCGCCGAAATCCCGCGACCGGCTGCGCGACTATTTCTGGTTCTGCAAGCAGCACGCCCGCGAATACAACGCGGCCTGGGATTATTGCCGCGGGCTGGGGCAGGCCGATATCGACCGGATCATCCGGCAGGACACGGTCTGGGGCCGTCCGACCTGGCCCCTGGGCATGCAGCGCATGGCCGGCCAGGGCGGCGAGTTCAAGATGAAGGACGGCACCGGCTTCTTTTCCGACGACGAACAACACACGGCTGAGCCGCCGCCCGACGACAGTCCGATCGGTACCGAAGTCTGGGCCATGCGCGCGCTGGACCTTGCGCCGCCGCTTACCTTGACCGGTCTAAAGGCGCGCTATAAGGAATTGGCCAAGCTTCTTCATCCGGATGTTAACGGGGGCGATTCCGAGGCGGAGGAGCGGCTGAAGCGGATCAACCTGGCTTATGCGACGTTGCGCGCTAACTTCACGTCCAGAGCCGGGACATCCTGA
- a CDS encoding mechanosensitive ion channel family protein: MQNSRDTHQETGPEEPKKGTGFGPVGLIWPIALALIFIVAALDAGSVALALDLEPDGPEAAWLAKGLTALFWLAAAFAVQRWLRVLLWTGIVEARSGVPAPGLLIDMTAALIYIAALIIVLSFVFDLPVTGLLTTSSIVIAVIGFALRNMISDLFTGIALGVERPFSIGDWVELNDGTVGRVTTMNWRATRLLTKEETTVIISNSELATGRFKNYSTPERFFRDEIEIQLDYTVTAWRAERLLKSAIWSVPEVVEVPRESEIRIKEFTESGTVWQVRFWIPDYGSLHRLRYEVQRAILRNMHFSGVHVPAQRIEWRSLPREVPQRDIDFLHAIDLLAPLTDEEVMVINDQMTQHLFKRGVPVVSQGEAGHSLFVVKEGMLSVFVAGADGRETRVGSLTPGAFFGELSLLTGAPRGATVVPEVDSIGFEITKDTLAPILQRRPELAEHLSETLAERQMRTREAFAALDAETGIERRASLTEEFLKGIKKFFGI, from the coding sequence ATGCAGAACAGTCGCGACACACATCAGGAAACCGGCCCGGAAGAGCCGAAGAAAGGCACGGGATTCGGTCCTGTCGGGCTGATCTGGCCAATTGCGCTGGCGCTGATTTTCATCGTTGCGGCGCTCGACGCCGGTTCGGTCGCGCTTGCCCTCGACCTGGAACCGGACGGGCCGGAGGCGGCGTGGCTGGCAAAGGGACTGACCGCGCTTTTCTGGCTGGCCGCCGCTTTCGCGGTGCAGCGCTGGTTGCGGGTCCTGCTGTGGACCGGGATCGTGGAGGCCCGGTCCGGCGTTCCGGCCCCGGGGCTGTTGATCGACATGACGGCGGCCCTGATCTACATCGCCGCGCTGATCATCGTCCTCAGCTTCGTCTTCGATCTGCCGGTGACCGGGCTGCTGACGACGTCGTCCATTGTCATCGCGGTCATCGGCTTCGCGCTGCGCAACATGATCTCGGACCTGTTCACCGGCATCGCGCTGGGTGTGGAGCGACCGTTCAGCATCGGTGACTGGGTCGAACTGAACGACGGCACGGTCGGACGGGTGACGACGATGAACTGGCGGGCGACCCGTCTGCTGACCAAGGAGGAAACTACGGTCATCATCTCGAACTCCGAACTGGCGACCGGGCGGTTCAAGAATTACAGCACGCCGGAACGCTTCTTCCGCGACGAGATCGAGATTCAGTTGGATTATACGGTCACGGCGTGGCGCGCGGAGCGTCTTCTGAAATCGGCGATCTGGTCGGTGCCCGAAGTCGTGGAGGTTCCGCGGGAATCCGAAATCCGCATCAAGGAATTCACCGAAAGCGGCACCGTCTGGCAGGTGCGTTTCTGGATTCCGGATTACGGCAGCCTGCACCGGCTGCGCTATGAGGTTCAGCGCGCGATCCTGCGCAACATGCATTTCTCCGGCGTCCATGTCCCGGCCCAGCGCATCGAATGGCGCAGCTTGCCGCGAGAGGTGCCCCAACGCGACATCGACTTCCTGCACGCCATCGATCTGTTGGCGCCGCTGACGGATGAGGAAGTCATGGTGATCAACGACCAGATGACTCAGCATCTGTTCAAGCGCGGTGTGCCGGTGGTCTCCCAGGGCGAGGCCGGGCATTCGCTCTTCGTCGTCAAGGAAGGCATGCTGTCGGTCTTCGTCGCCGGCGCGGATGGGCGCGAAACCCGGGTCGGGTCGCTGACACCGGGCGCCTTCTTCGGTGAATTGTCGCTGCTGACCGGGGCGCCACGCGGGGCCACCGTCGTGCCGGAGGTCGATTCGATAGGCTTCGAGATCACGAAGGACACGCTGGCGCCGATTCTGCAGCGCCGCCCCGAACTGGCGGAACACCTGTCGGAAACGCTGGCGGAGCGCCAAATGCGCACCCGGGAGGCCTTTGCCGCCCTGGATGCCGAAACCGGGATCGAGCGTCGGGCCTCCCTGACCGAGGAATTCCTGAAAGGCATCAAGAAGTTCTTTGGAATCTGA